A stretch of DNA from Oryza brachyantha chromosome 9, ObraRS2, whole genome shotgun sequence:
TGATTTACAAGCAGTTCTAAAGTTCACTCAAAAGCAACCAGGTTTTGGATTGAAACATTCAAAACACAACCAAAATCTCAgtccaaaatatatacacaagAAAGACACAAGCACTAACTAGGAATCTTTCGGAAACGCGGGAATTTGACAGGAATTTTGCAGGGATCAATCCAGTTCCGTAAAATCCATGAGCAGATTCCTCCGTCACAAAGGAGATCATacaaatgtttcttttttctttttcataaatttggAGAAGAACAAAGTGCAAACCTGAAAACCGCACTATCGCCATGCGGGAACCGTGCCGGCCCACCGCGTGGAGCCGAACCGGACGGcctcggcgacgccgccggtgCGGACGCGCACGGACACGCTCCCGGCGGCGCCCCTCCGCACAAGGCGCCTCTCCTGCTCCGTCCTTCGCagcaccacctcctccgcgcgcTCGCGAAGCCGCCGCGCCTTGCCCACGACGTCCTCGTCGAGCCCCGCCCACTTCCAatccgccggcgacgacgcgctcTCCTCCACCTGCTTCAGCACGCAGACCAGCTCCACCGCGTCGGCCAGGCTGAGGGTGGCGAGGCGCTCGCTCATTTCCTGGACCCTCGCGGCTATGTTGTGCTCCGCCGTGACGCGGTCCTCCTCGGCGAGCCGGATGAGCTCCCAGACGAGGGCGTTGTGCTGTGGGGCGGAGGAAGGTGGTGGGGCCTGCcggacggcgtcggcgactgACGCGAAGGCGGCCAGCTCGGCGATGAGGTGGCGGTTGGGAAGCACAATGAGGTACTCGGCGTCTGCGGCGTCGTGGGGAACgtcagggaggaggaggagtagcTCGAGGAGGCGCGCGGAGAATCTGACCCATGTGGCGGCGGCAAAGGatcggccgagcgggaaggcggcgagcgcgagagGGTTGCGGCCAGAGGCCGGGTGCCGGACGAGGGCCGCGACGAGCTGGTCGCGGAGGATGAACGCGCCGCGGGCGAGCAGGATCCGGAGGATGACGAGGCACTTGAgcgccacggcggcgtccCCTTGGCCGGAAGCCGCGGCGCGGAGTCTGTCGGTGAGCGCGGAGGCAAGCACCGAGGCGGAGAGACGCGAGCCGCGGCCGAAGGCGAGGAGCGCGTCCAGGTGGTGCGCTGCCGGCGGTGCCGTGGACGGGTGGTGCGCCGTGGCGCGCATCACGGCGTGGTGCGCGtccgcggcggaggccggcggggaggagaggagggtggCCGCGAGCCGCCGGAGCTTGAGGCCCATGGCGCGTGGCGGGCAGAGCAGGTCAGCCGCTGTGAATCGCGAGCTCGCCAACGCCAAGTAGTTGGAAGCAGCACGGAAGCTAGAGCTACAAAATAGCGTCGCGTGGCGTGGCGCCGTGGCGGGCTTAGATCTGATGCAAATGCAACCGATGGGTTAATTGTGGCCGTCGATTGGTTTGACTGGTTCAGTTGGTTGGCTTGGATCACGCAGAGAAGATACTAGTCGCATGGAGTGCCTGTGCTTATCCTCGTCAAGCGATTGAccgtttctctctcttttctaatAGGAGGTCCACTCGGCAGTAGTATTAACTTTTGCATACGtctatatgctaaaatttaaattttaaatttaaagttgattttaagattttttattaaagtttattttatctgtagtattaacttttagattactttaaaatatgtatataaacgttttatttataaattattttttatttacaaatatattattttgttttttttcatgaaaaactcAAACAAGGACATGTAAGCTGGTTTAAGTGGTTCTCCGTACAATGGTCAAGTAGGAGGCTTCACCATGGTTACTCCAAAACTTGACCCATTCTTGTCACGTGATGTTACTTGAGCACAAGAGGGAATTGCTATATTGCGTGCAAAACTAAATCCGAAAGATTATCAAATTATCTCGATGTTTGGTCTAATTCACCTTACTCGCTTGTTAAAACTCACGTCACCTTGCCCTATTTCAAAAATCACCCTCACACCGGCTGCCTTACTTGTTTATGTACTTATCTGCATGTTGCCCTTCTACGATCTTCTTCCTAcatccgtttcacaa
This window harbors:
- the LOC102714403 gene encoding putative clathrin assembly protein At4g40080, which translates into the protein MGLKLRRLAATLLSSPPASAADAHHAVMRATAHHPSTAPPAAHHLDALLAFGRGSRLSASVLASALTDRLRAAASGQGDAAVALKCLVILRILLARGAFILRDQLVAALVRHPASGRNPLALAAFPLGRSFAAATWVRFSARLLELLLLLPDVPHDAADAEYLIVLPNRHLIAELAAFASVADAVRQAPPPSSAPQHNALVWELIRLAEEDRVTAEHNIAARVQEMSERLATLSLADAVELVCVLKQVEESASSPADWKWAGLDEDVVGKARRLRERAEEVVLRRTEQERRLVRRGAAGSVSVRVRTGGVAEAVRFGSTRWAGTVPAWR